The Ancylobacter sp. WKF20 genome contains a region encoding:
- a CDS encoding DUF1134 domain-containing protein produces the protein MPTLRALLACLALLALPVLVTPAAAQYKQPGPSNSTYSSDELVQQGHGFFGEVSRGLALSIEKAVSQWGQPNGYILGQEGSGAFVGGLRYGEGTLYTRNAGDLKVFWQGPSLGWDFGGDGARTMILVYNLNSINDIFRRFGGISGSAYFVAGFGMTALGADNMVVVPIRSGVGVRLGANIGYLKFTPTATWNPF, from the coding sequence ATGCCGACCTTGCGCGCCCTTCTTGCCTGCCTTGCGCTCCTTGCCCTTCCCGTCCTCGTCACTCCGGCCGCCGCGCAGTACAAGCAGCCCGGCCCCTCGAACAGCACCTATTCGAGCGACGAACTGGTCCAGCAGGGCCATGGCTTCTTCGGCGAAGTGTCGCGCGGGCTCGCCCTCTCCATCGAGAAGGCGGTCTCCCAATGGGGCCAGCCCAATGGCTATATTCTCGGGCAGGAAGGCTCCGGCGCCTTTGTCGGCGGCCTGCGCTACGGCGAAGGCACGCTTTACACCCGCAATGCCGGCGATCTGAAAGTCTTCTGGCAGGGCCCCTCGCTCGGCTGGGACTTCGGCGGCGACGGCGCCCGCACCATGATCCTCGTCTACAACCTCAACTCCATCAACGACATCTTCCGGCGCTTCGGCGGCATTTCCGGCTCAGCCTATTTCGTCGCCGGTTTCGGCATGACGGCGCTCGGGGCGGACAATATGGTGGTGGTGCCGATCCGCTCCGGCGTCGGTGTCCGCCTCGGCGCCAATATCGGCTATCTCAAGTTCACGCCCACCGCGACCTGGAACCCCTTCTGA
- a CDS encoding FAD-dependent oxidoreductase: MRVRVIGGGVAGLTSAHAFAKRGAQVILVERKSATGQGCSWYAGGMLAPWCERESAEPIIAELGFESLAYWREAVPDVPNEGSLVLAQPRDLPDLKRFSRRTEGFEWVDGAAIAALEPDLEGRFDQGLFFPTEAHLEPRKALAALTERLVNEYNVTIRYEADGFDEADDQADQADVIMDCRGLGARDQLADLRGVKGEMLVLYSTEISLKRPVRMLHPRIPVYIVPRGDGHFMIGATSIENDERGRVTGRSMLELLGAVYALHPAFGEAEIVEIGADVRPAFPDNIPRLRRRGNTIYLNGLYRHGFLAAPALARRAADLAFDGTRCPEVMDEDHREW, from the coding sequence ATGCGCGTGCGCGTCATCGGCGGCGGTGTCGCCGGGCTGACCAGCGCCCATGCCTTTGCTAAGCGCGGGGCGCAAGTCATTCTGGTGGAACGCAAATCCGCCACCGGGCAAGGCTGTTCCTGGTATGCGGGCGGGATGCTGGCGCCGTGGTGCGAGCGCGAGAGCGCCGAGCCGATCATCGCCGAGCTCGGCTTCGAATCGCTCGCCTATTGGCGCGAGGCGGTGCCGGACGTGCCGAACGAGGGCAGCCTCGTCCTCGCCCAGCCGCGCGATCTACCTGATCTCAAACGCTTTTCCCGCCGCACTGAGGGCTTCGAGTGGGTGGATGGGGCCGCTATCGCAGCGCTGGAGCCGGACCTAGAGGGGCGTTTCGACCAGGGGCTGTTCTTCCCCACCGAGGCGCATCTGGAGCCGCGCAAGGCGCTGGCGGCGCTCACCGAGCGGCTGGTGAACGAGTATAATGTCACGATCCGCTACGAGGCCGATGGGTTCGATGAGGCGGACGATCAGGCCGATCAGGCCGATGTGATCATGGATTGCCGGGGCCTCGGCGCGCGCGACCAGCTCGCCGACCTGCGCGGGGTGAAGGGCGAGATGCTCGTCCTCTATTCCACCGAGATCTCGCTCAAGCGTCCGGTGCGGATGCTGCACCCGCGCATCCCCGTCTATATCGTGCCGCGCGGCGACGGGCATTTCATGATCGGGGCGACCTCGATCGAGAATGACGAGCGCGGGCGCGTCACCGGCCGGTCCATGCTGGAGCTGCTCGGCGCCGTCTATGCGCTGCACCCGGCCTTTGGCGAGGCGGAGATCGTCGAGATCGGCGCGGATGTGCGCCCGGCCTTCCCCGACAACATTCCGCGCCTGCGCCGGCGCGGCAACACGATCTATCTCAACGGGCTCTACCGTCATGGCTTCCTCGCCGCCCCCGCTCTCGCGCGGCGCGCGGCGGATCTGGCGTTTGACGGAACCCGTTGCCCGGAGGTGATGGATGAAGATCATCGTGAATGGTGA
- a CDS encoding thiazole synthase, protein MTTNTLTGTLADPVEFYGTPVASRLLLGTAQYPSPAILAEAIRASKAEIVTVSLRRESGAAKAGQSFWQLIRDLGVKVLPNTAGCKTVKEAVTTAQMARDLFDTPWVKLEVIGEDDTLQPDVFGLVEAARILSREGFQVFPYTTEDLVVAEKLISAGCEVLMPWGAPIGSGRGLNNPYGLRSMRAHFPGIPLVVDAGVGVPSHAALAMELGYDAVLLNTAVAKAGDPVRMARAFARAIEAGREGLLADPMEVRDMAAPSTPVMGRAAFGQ, encoded by the coding sequence ATGACCACGAATACCCTCACGGGCACGCTGGCCGACCCCGTGGAGTTCTACGGCACGCCCGTCGCCTCGCGCCTGCTGCTCGGCACCGCGCAGTACCCGTCGCCGGCGATCCTTGCCGAGGCGATCCGCGCCTCGAAAGCCGAGATCGTCACCGTCTCGCTGCGCCGCGAATCCGGGGCGGCCAAGGCCGGGCAGAGCTTCTGGCAGCTCATCCGCGACCTCGGCGTGAAGGTGCTGCCCAACACCGCCGGCTGCAAGACGGTGAAGGAAGCCGTCACCACCGCGCAGATGGCGCGCGACCTGTTCGATACGCCCTGGGTGAAGCTCGAGGTGATCGGCGAGGACGACACGCTCCAGCCGGACGTGTTCGGCCTCGTCGAGGCCGCCCGCATTCTCTCGCGCGAGGGGTTCCAGGTGTTCCCCTACACGACGGAAGACCTTGTCGTGGCGGAGAAGCTGATCTCCGCCGGCTGCGAGGTGCTGATGCCCTGGGGCGCGCCGATCGGCTCCGGCCGGGGGCTGAACAACCCCTATGGCCTGCGCTCCATGCGCGCGCATTTCCCCGGCATTCCGCTGGTGGTCGATGCCGGCGTTGGCGTGCCCTCCCATGCGGCGCTGGCGATGGAGCTCGGCTATGACGCGGTGCTGCTGAATACGGCGGTGGCCAAGGCCGGCGATCCCGTGCGCATGGCCCGCGCCTTCGCCCGCGCCATCGAGGCCGGCCGCGAGGGCCTGCTGGCCGACCCGATGGAGGTGCGCGACATGGCGGCGCCCTCGACGCCCGTGATGGGCCGCGCCGCCTTCGGCCAGTGA
- a CDS encoding Gfo/Idh/MocA family oxidoreductase has protein sequence MNLARLLKARATAGRPVRVGLIGAGKFGSMFLSQLRTTPGLHLLGIADLSVPRARAALERTGWDVETALAPSFTEALASGRTMLTEDADALIAADGLDVVVEATGSPAAGAAHALKAIEHKRHVVMVTVEADVLVGPLLAARARDAGVVYSMGYGDQPALVCEMVDWARTCGFNVVCAGKGTKYLPSYHASTPDTIWSLYGLTAEQAAAGGMNAQMFNSFADGTKSSIEMAAIANAADLRAPSDGLLFPPCGVDDLAHVLRPHEAGGILEHAGTVETVSSLERDGRPVFRDLRWGVYVVFEAERGASGDYARRCFKEYGVVTDASGRYTALYRPYHLIGLELGISVASAALRGEPTGVTEHFNADVVAVAKRPLKAGEKLDGEGGYTVWGKLLPAASSLARGALPIGLAHNVTLGRDMVEGEVIGWADVTIADTPIVRLRREMERAFSAPFSAVAE, from the coding sequence ATGAATCTCGCCCGCCTGCTCAAGGCCCGCGCCACCGCCGGCCGCCCGGTCCGCGTCGGGCTCATCGGCGCGGGCAAGTTCGGCTCGATGTTCCTCTCCCAGCTGCGCACCACGCCAGGCCTGCATCTGCTGGGGATCGCCGATCTTTCCGTGCCGCGCGCCCGCGCCGCGCTGGAGCGCACCGGCTGGGATGTCGAGACCGCGCTCGCCCCCTCCTTCACGGAGGCGCTGGCGAGCGGGCGCACCATGCTGACCGAGGATGCCGACGCCCTCATCGCTGCGGACGGGCTGGATGTGGTGGTGGAAGCCACCGGCAGCCCCGCCGCCGGCGCCGCCCATGCGCTCAAGGCTATCGAGCACAAGCGCCATGTGGTGATGGTGACGGTGGAGGCCGACGTGCTGGTCGGCCCGCTGCTCGCCGCTCGCGCCCGCGACGCCGGGGTGGTCTATTCCATGGGCTATGGCGACCAGCCGGCCCTCGTCTGCGAGATGGTGGACTGGGCCCGCACCTGCGGCTTCAACGTGGTCTGCGCTGGCAAGGGCACGAAGTACCTGCCGAGCTACCACGCCTCGACCCCCGACACGATCTGGAGCCTGTACGGTCTCACCGCCGAGCAGGCGGCGGCGGGCGGCATGAACGCGCAGATGTTCAACTCCTTCGCCGACGGCACGAAGTCCTCCATCGAGATGGCCGCCATCGCCAATGCGGCGGACCTGCGCGCCCCCTCGGACGGGCTGCTCTTCCCGCCCTGCGGCGTCGACGATCTCGCCCATGTGCTGCGCCCGCACGAGGCCGGCGGCATTCTCGAACATGCCGGCACGGTCGAGACCGTCTCCAGCCTCGAGCGCGACGGGCGCCCGGTGTTCCGCGATCTGCGCTGGGGCGTCTATGTCGTGTTCGAGGCCGAGCGCGGCGCTTCCGGCGATTACGCGCGGCGCTGCTTCAAGGAATATGGCGTCGTCACCGATGCGTCGGGACGCTACACCGCGCTGTACCGCCCCTATCATCTGATCGGGCTGGAACTCGGCATCAGCGTCGCCTCGGCGGCACTGCGAGGCGAGCCAACGGGCGTCACCGAGCATTTCAACGCCGACGTGGTGGCGGTCGCCAAGCGCCCGCTCAAGGCCGGGGAAAAGCTCGACGGCGAGGGCGGTTATACCGTGTGGGGCAAGCTGCTGCCGGCGGCGAGTTCCCTGGCGCGCGGCGCCCTGCCCATCGGCCTCGCCCACAACGTCACGCTGGGCCGCGACATGGTCGAGGGCGAGGTGATCGGCTGGGCCGATGTCACCATCGCCGATACGCCCATCGTGCGCCTGCGCCGGGAAATGGAGCGGGCCTTCTCCGCTCCGTTCAGCGCCGTCGCGGAGTAG
- the cysQ gene encoding 3'(2'),5'-bisphosphate nucleotidase CysQ: MTTALSSPPASFSGDPALLAALAGAALKAGVEILRIRAEGMSTRYKADESPVTAADLAAEELLRAELALLLPGVPVIAEEAVEQGRGEAPADTFLLVDPLDGTREFIGSSGEFTVNIALVEAGVPSLGIIYAPAVEKLYAGGTFASGEARAFRAARAAGAPVDAATWEPIRCRPIPDAGLIAIASRSHLDPDTRELLASLDIAESLSCGSALKFGLVAEGRADIYPRLSTVCEWDVGAGHALVRAAGGSVRRPDGNPLRYGRTEAKYRVPAFIAYGAQG; the protein is encoded by the coding sequence ATGACGACCGCGCTCTCCTCCCCGCCCGCCTCTTTCTCGGGCGATCCCGCCCTGCTCGCGGCTCTGGCCGGGGCCGCGCTGAAGGCCGGCGTCGAGATCCTGCGCATCCGCGCGGAGGGCATGAGCACCCGCTACAAGGCGGATGAAAGCCCGGTCACCGCCGCCGACCTCGCCGCCGAGGAACTGCTGCGCGCCGAGCTGGCGCTGCTGCTGCCCGGCGTGCCGGTCATCGCCGAGGAGGCGGTCGAGCAGGGGCGCGGCGAGGCACCGGCCGACACCTTCCTGCTGGTCGATCCGCTCGACGGCACGCGCGAATTCATCGGGTCGAGCGGCGAATTCACCGTCAATATCGCGCTGGTGGAGGCCGGGGTGCCGAGCCTCGGGATCATCTACGCCCCCGCCGTGGAAAAGCTCTATGCCGGCGGCACCTTCGCCTCGGGCGAGGCGCGTGCCTTCCGCGCCGCCCGCGCGGCCGGCGCGCCGGTGGATGCGGCGACGTGGGAGCCGATCCGCTGCCGGCCGATCCCCGATGCCGGGCTCATCGCCATCGCCAGCCGCTCGCATCTCGATCCCGACACCCGCGAACTCCTCGCCTCGCTCGACATCGCCGAGAGCCTGAGCTGCGGCTCGGCGCTGAAATTCGGGCTGGTGGCCGAGGGGCGGGCGGACATCTACCCGCGCCTGTCCACCGTCTGCGAATGGGATGTCGGGGCGGGCCATGCGCTGGTGCGCGCCGCCGGCGGCAGCGTGCGCCGGCCGGACGGCAACCCGCTGCGCTATGGCCGCACCGAGGCCAAGTACCGGGTGCCGGCCTTCATCGCCTATGGCGCGCAGGGGTAG
- a CDS encoding histidine phosphotransferase family protein — translation MTTVVNLDKLDLAALLCSRVCHDVISPVGAIVNGLEVLEDEDDPSMKAFALDLIAKSARQASARLQFARLAFGAAGSAGAQIDTGDAENVARGFIQDDRTTLEWTVPRTLSPKNKVKLLLNLLMVATSTIPRGGRISVEATGEGEEGGFRLRTQGSHSRIPAHIAELLAGAAPEGGALDAHAVQPHYTGLLARATGYSITLALDGDTVVIAAERG, via the coding sequence ATGACCACCGTCGTCAACCTCGACAAGCTCGACCTCGCCGCGTTGCTGTGCTCGCGCGTCTGCCACGACGTCATCAGCCCGGTGGGCGCCATCGTCAACGGGCTGGAGGTTCTCGAGGACGAGGACGACCCGAGCATGAAGGCCTTCGCGCTCGACCTCATCGCCAAGAGCGCGCGGCAGGCCTCGGCCCGTCTCCAGTTCGCCCGCCTCGCCTTCGGCGCCGCCGGTTCGGCCGGCGCGCAGATCGACACGGGCGACGCCGAGAATGTCGCGCGCGGTTTCATCCAGGACGACCGCACGACGCTGGAATGGACCGTGCCGCGCACGCTCTCGCCGAAGAACAAGGTGAAGCTGCTGCTCAATCTGCTGATGGTCGCGACCTCCACCATTCCGCGCGGCGGGCGCATCAGCGTCGAGGCGACCGGCGAGGGCGAGGAGGGCGGTTTCCGCCTGCGCACCCAGGGCAGCCATTCGCGCATTCCCGCCCATATCGCCGAGCTGCTGGCCGGCGCGGCCCCCGAGGGCGGGGCGCTCGACGCCCACGCGGTGCAGCCGCACTATACTGGCCTGCTGGCGCGGGCGACCGGCTATTCCATCACCCTCGCGCTTGACGGCGACACGGTGGTGATCGCCGCCGAGCGCGGCTGA
- the thiS gene encoding sulfur carrier protein ThiS, with the protein MKIIVNGEPAQTGAGTLADLLVELDLADAMVATAVNGAMVRKAKRGETAISDGDRVEILAPMQGG; encoded by the coding sequence ATGAAGATCATCGTGAATGGTGAGCCGGCGCAGACCGGTGCGGGCACGCTGGCCGATCTCCTCGTCGAGCTCGACCTCGCCGACGCCATGGTCGCGACGGCGGTGAACGGCGCCATGGTGCGCAAGGCAAAGCGCGGCGAGACCGCGATCAGCGACGGCGACCGGGTGGAAATCCTCGCGCCGATGCAGGGAGGCTGA
- a CDS encoding cryptochrome/photolyase family protein — MTRSSPRPLPPAKPGGTLRLVLGDQLSRSLSALDGLDPARDTVLMMEVRAEATHVRHHAQKIALFFSAMRHFAAALEQEGVRVDYIRLDDPSNTQSFAGEITRAVERHAPARVIATEPGEWRVEDALLALREELPIPLEIRPDSRFFATRGDFERWAEGRRSLRMEFFYREMRRAHGLLMEGEAPLGGRWNFDAENREALPKDVLAPAPPRFAPDAITAEVLELVTREFPGHFGTLEGFGWAVTREDALTALDHFIAHALPRFGDYQDAMRAGDPFLFHAILSPYLNVGLLQPREVCAAAERAFHEGAAPLNAVEGFIRQILGWREYVRGIYWLKMPDYAHSNHFNATRPLPRFFWDGQTDLACLAHVVEDTRAHAYAHHIQRLMVIGNFALLAGLDPAAVEEWFLIVYADAVEWVELPNVHGMALFADGGVLGSKPYAASGAYIDRMSDYCASCRYDPKVKSGPKACPFNYLYWDFLDRNRDKLARNPRLAMPYRNLARFDEARRHTFRTDAARFLDGLEPAQAGRDW, encoded by the coding sequence ATGACGCGTTCCTCCCCTCGCCCGCTGCCTCCCGCCAAACCCGGCGGCACGCTGCGCCTCGTGCTCGGCGACCAGCTCAGCCGCTCCTTAAGCGCGCTCGACGGGCTCGATCCGGCCCGCGACACCGTGCTGATGATGGAGGTGCGGGCGGAGGCGACCCATGTGCGCCACCACGCGCAGAAGATCGCCCTGTTCTTTTCCGCCATGCGCCATTTCGCGGCGGCGCTGGAGCAAGAGGGGGTGCGCGTCGACTACATCCGCCTCGATGATCCCTCGAACACCCAGAGCTTTGCCGGTGAGATCACCCGCGCCGTGGAACGCCACGCGCCAGCGCGCGTCATCGCCACCGAGCCCGGCGAATGGCGCGTCGAGGACGCGCTGCTTGCCTTGCGCGAAGAACTGCCCATCCCGCTGGAGATCCGCCCCGACAGCCGCTTCTTCGCCACGCGCGGGGATTTCGAGCGCTGGGCGGAAGGGCGCCGCAGCCTACGCATGGAGTTCTTCTACCGCGAGATGCGGCGCGCCCATGGCCTGCTGATGGAGGGCGAGGCGCCCCTTGGCGGGCGCTGGAACTTCGATGCCGAGAACCGCGAGGCGCTCCCCAAAGACGTCCTCGCCCCCGCCCCGCCGCGCTTTGCCCCGGACGCGATCACCGCAGAGGTGCTGGAACTCGTCACCCGCGAATTCCCCGGTCATTTCGGCACGCTGGAGGGCTTCGGCTGGGCGGTGACGCGGGAGGATGCGCTCACCGCGCTCGATCATTTCATCGCCCATGCCCTGCCGCGCTTCGGCGACTATCAGGACGCGATGCGCGCGGGCGACCCCTTCCTGTTCCACGCCATCCTCTCGCCTTACCTCAATGTCGGCCTCCTGCAGCCGCGCGAGGTCTGCGCGGCCGCCGAACGGGCCTTCCATGAAGGCGCGGCGCCGCTCAATGCGGTGGAGGGCTTCATCCGCCAGATCCTTGGCTGGCGGGAATATGTGCGCGGCATCTACTGGCTGAAAATGCCGGACTATGCCCACTCCAACCACTTCAACGCCACGCGCCCGCTGCCGCGCTTCTTCTGGGACGGGCAGACCGACCTTGCCTGCCTCGCCCATGTGGTCGAGGACACGCGCGCCCACGCCTATGCCCACCACATCCAGCGGCTGATGGTGATCGGCAATTTCGCCCTGCTGGCGGGGCTCGATCCGGCGGCGGTGGAGGAATGGTTCCTCATCGTTTATGCCGACGCGGTGGAGTGGGTGGAACTGCCCAATGTCCACGGCATGGCGCTGTTCGCCGATGGCGGGGTGCTCGGTTCCAAGCCCTATGCCGCGTCGGGCGCCTATATTGACCGTATGTCGGATTATTGCGCCAGCTGCCGCTACGACCCCAAGGTGAAGTCCGGCCCGAAAGCCTGCCCGTTCAACTATCTCTACTGGGATTTTCTCGACCGCAACCGGGACAAGCTGGCGCGCAATCCGCGCCTCGCCATGCCCTACCGCAACCTCGCGCGCTTCGACGAGGCCCGCCGCCACACCTTCCGCACCGACGCCGCCCGCTTCCTCGACGGGCTGGAGCCGGCGCAGGCCGGGCGCGACTGGTAG
- a CDS encoding thiamine phosphate synthase — protein MKLDPFYLIVDRASWLPRLLPQGVKLVQLRAKDMDAAQLRADITLAREVCARYGAQLIVNDYWQLAIELGCDFIHLGQEDLAEADLTYIRKAGVRLGISTHDEAELEVALLAQPAYVALGPVYPTILKKMKWAPQGLERVTAWKKRVGDIPLVGIGGLTIERAQGVLKAGADSVAVVTDVLLNANPEARAREWVEATREVVA, from the coding sequence ATGAAGCTCGATCCCTTCTACCTCATCGTCGACCGCGCCTCCTGGCTGCCGCGTCTGCTGCCGCAGGGCGTGAAGCTGGTGCAGCTGCGCGCCAAGGACATGGACGCGGCGCAGCTTCGCGCCGACATCACACTCGCGCGCGAGGTCTGCGCCCGCTATGGCGCGCAGCTCATCGTCAATGATTACTGGCAGCTCGCCATCGAGCTCGGCTGCGACTTCATCCATCTCGGCCAGGAAGATCTCGCCGAGGCGGACCTCACTTATATCCGCAAGGCCGGCGTCCGGCTCGGCATCAGCACGCATGACGAAGCGGAGCTGGAAGTCGCGCTGCTGGCGCAGCCCGCTTATGTCGCGCTGGGTCCGGTCTATCCGACCATCCTGAAGAAGATGAAATGGGCCCCGCAGGGGCTGGAGCGCGTCACCGCCTGGAAGAAGCGGGTGGGCGATATTCCGCTCGTCGGCATTGGCGGGCTCACCATCGAGCGCGCGCAAGGTGTGCTGAAAGCCGGCGCGGACAGCGTGGCGGTGGTGACCGACGTGCTGCTGAACGCCAACCCGGAAGCCCGCGCCCGTGAATGGGTGGAAGCCACCCGCGAAGTGGTTGCCTGA
- a CDS encoding chemotaxis protein CheW, which produces MAAEAAASLRVPMGGAARGAARTEVMVFAFHKMRFALPAARVVEVVPLEGARWDKMARMAAAGTLGVSGLPLIRLSTRLGFTVERPTRGALVLFGEAGKVRATVLLDDLPTRMSASLEVMPPAWRQDFWPCEDLIGGVARLPDGTQAALVDLPIGVALPRPRMPEASRDSAHLLVRAGRAEPEAVRLASLRGMSPIDDIHRGAGIVSLKPGRRMLLLIGGEGDALAVDEVLGLAPPGRVERVDGARYLATSTGRFRLLEPGETVPTTARTGRVLVAAPQGPAREQLRDLVHAMGHDVSLADDPRAAELAGGRFDTILVDLDAYGAVAVTSGAARRIGLAARETAPPPGFHAVVPAGDVVGLIAALLPGAARAA; this is translated from the coding sequence GTGGCGGCCGAGGCCGCCGCGAGCCTGCGTGTCCCCATGGGCGGCGCGGCGCGTGGTGCGGCCCGGACGGAGGTGATGGTCTTCGCTTTCCACAAGATGCGCTTTGCCCTGCCGGCGGCCCGCGTGGTCGAGGTGGTGCCGCTCGAGGGCGCGCGCTGGGACAAGATGGCCCGCATGGCCGCCGCCGGCACGCTGGGCGTGAGCGGCCTGCCGCTGATCCGCCTGTCCACCCGGCTGGGCTTCACCGTGGAACGCCCGACGCGCGGGGCGCTGGTGCTGTTCGGCGAGGCCGGGAAGGTGCGCGCCACCGTGCTGCTCGACGACCTGCCGACCCGCATGAGCGCCTCCCTCGAGGTGATGCCGCCGGCATGGCGGCAGGATTTCTGGCCTTGCGAGGATCTGATCGGCGGCGTCGCGCGCCTGCCGGACGGCACGCAGGCCGCTCTGGTCGATCTGCCGATCGGCGTCGCCCTGCCGCGCCCGCGCATGCCCGAGGCCAGCCGCGACAGCGCGCATCTTCTGGTGCGGGCGGGCCGGGCGGAGCCGGAGGCGGTGCGCCTTGCCAGCCTGCGCGGCATGAGCCCGATCGACGATATTCATCGCGGCGCCGGCATTGTCAGCCTCAAGCCGGGCCGGCGCATGCTGCTGCTGATCGGCGGGGAGGGCGATGCGCTCGCCGTCGACGAGGTGCTGGGCCTCGCCCCGCCCGGCCGTGTCGAGCGGGTGGACGGAGCGCGCTATCTCGCCACCAGCACCGGGCGCTTCCGCCTGCTGGAGCCGGGCGAGACCGTGCCGACCACGGCGCGCACCGGCCGCGTTCTGGTCGCCGCGCCGCAGGGCCCGGCGCGCGAGCAACTGCGCGACCTCGTGCACGCCATGGGGCATGACGTCTCGCTGGCGGACGACCCGCGCGCGGCGGAACTCGCCGGCGGGCGCTTCGACACCATTCTGGTCGATCTCGACGCCTATGGCGCGGTCGCCGTCACGAGCGGCGCGGCGCGGCGTATCGGCTTGGCGGCCCGCGAGACCGCGCCGCCGCCCGGTTTCCACGCCGTGGTGCCGGCGGGCGATGTGGTCGGGCTGATCGCCGCCCTGCTGCCAGGCGCGGCGAGGGCCGCCTGA